The Nonlabens spongiae genome contains a region encoding:
- a CDS encoding zinc-dependent metalloprotease, translating to MIFARPFTLFVASFFVAVSLFGYAFEGAVVDGALRFRGSVQSTDTTTTKSFQGLYDFTYNQKKGTIILKVSRADLDREFLYVHAIATGLGSNDIGLDRGQLGDGVVVKWVKAGNKLLLLQPNQRYRAITDNEPERKSVEQAFAKSVLHCFEIKKDSSDVYHIDLTPFLIRDAHGVARRLKTGGEGSYSLDKSRSAIWMENTKAFPKNVEFEALLTFKGTPSGRNIRSIAPDASSLSLIQHHSFVELPDEGYEPRAFHPRSGSFYTSYYDYSSPIGTPLEKRWITRHRLKKENPQAASSPAVEPIIYYLDPGTPEPVRSALLEGALWWNDAFESAGYENAFQVKMLPEDADPMDLRYNMIQWVHRSTRGWSYGASITDPRTGEILKGHVSLGSLRIRQDYMLAQGMLEAPFKNGQESPKMLEMALARIRQLSAHEVGHTLGFAHNFAASARDRASVMDYPHPKYQLKDGKIDLSNAYDVGIGIWDQLTVQYSYGSPAANQTEEAYLDSILIKAKELQLDFISDSDSRATSGAHATSHLWDNGTNATEELDRIIEIRKVAIEQFGEDNIPDGQPLSVLEDVFVPVYFSHRYQVEATSKIIGGMKYTYATKGDTDFEYVSKKEQKEALKALAKTLQPDFLKIPKDLLAKFPPRAYGYYRGRESFRSETGVAFDPVAAATTSADFTLDFILNPTRLNRVEQQEIYGNNLELDDILNELHSQIFEYNTRGAYEELITNRLKELYLSKLLTLKFSERVNVNVKQEILGNLTQITKELQSSKNETDQALLEMISTAEKHPERFKEAPVSKIPDGSPIGSCGI from the coding sequence ATGATTTTCGCCAGACCCTTTACCCTATTCGTTGCTTCCTTTTTCGTAGCCGTTTCACTTTTTGGATATGCCTTTGAGGGAGCAGTTGTTGATGGGGCGTTACGCTTTCGCGGAAGCGTGCAATCCACAGACACCACAACTACCAAAAGCTTTCAAGGACTCTACGACTTTACCTACAACCAGAAGAAGGGTACGATTATCCTCAAAGTCTCCAGAGCAGATCTGGATCGCGAGTTCCTATACGTTCACGCCATCGCTACCGGTCTGGGATCTAACGATATAGGACTGGATCGTGGGCAACTGGGCGACGGTGTGGTGGTAAAATGGGTCAAAGCTGGGAACAAGTTGTTGCTCCTGCAGCCTAACCAGCGGTATCGAGCGATTACGGACAATGAGCCAGAGCGTAAAAGTGTGGAACAGGCCTTTGCCAAATCAGTTCTGCACTGTTTTGAGATCAAAAAAGATTCCAGCGACGTGTATCACATCGATCTCACGCCCTTTTTGATACGCGATGCACATGGCGTGGCCCGCAGGCTCAAAACTGGCGGCGAGGGCAGTTACAGCCTCGATAAAAGCCGCAGCGCGATCTGGATGGAAAACACAAAGGCATTCCCAAAAAACGTGGAATTTGAAGCCCTGCTCACTTTCAAAGGCACTCCCAGCGGCAGAAACATACGCAGCATAGCACCAGATGCCAGCAGCCTGAGCCTGATCCAGCACCATAGTTTTGTGGAACTTCCCGATGAGGGTTACGAGCCACGCGCGTTTCACCCAAGATCGGGTTCTTTTTACACCAGTTACTATGATTACAGCAGCCCGATAGGCACGCCATTGGAAAAAAGATGGATCACCCGGCACCGATTGAAGAAGGAAAATCCGCAGGCAGCATCAAGTCCCGCGGTAGAACCCATCATTTATTACCTCGATCCTGGTACTCCAGAGCCGGTACGCAGCGCATTGCTGGAAGGCGCTCTCTGGTGGAACGACGCCTTTGAGTCGGCGGGTTATGAAAATGCGTTCCAGGTAAAAATGCTCCCTGAAGATGCAGATCCCATGGATTTGCGTTACAACATGATCCAGTGGGTGCACCGCAGCACACGCGGCTGGAGTTATGGCGCCAGCATTACCGACCCTAGAACGGGCGAAATCCTAAAAGGTCACGTGAGTCTGGGAAGTTTGAGAATCAGACAAGACTACATGCTTGCGCAGGGCATGCTGGAAGCGCCTTTTAAAAACGGTCAGGAATCTCCCAAGATGCTGGAAATGGCGCTGGCAAGAATTAGACAGCTCAGCGCGCATGAAGTAGGACACACGCTAGGCTTCGCACATAATTTTGCCGCGAGTGCCAGAGATCGCGCCAGCGTGATGGATTATCCGCATCCCAAATACCAGCTAAAAGATGGAAAAATAGATCTATCTAATGCTTACGATGTCGGGATCGGGATTTGGGACCAGCTTACCGTGCAATATTCCTACGGATCACCCGCCGCAAATCAAACCGAAGAAGCCTATCTCGACAGCATTCTGATCAAAGCAAAAGAACTTCAGCTGGATTTTATAAGCGATAGCGACTCAAGAGCGACCAGTGGCGCACACGCTACATCGCATCTTTGGGATAACGGCACAAACGCCACCGAAGAACTCGATCGCATCATCGAGATACGCAAGGTGGCGATAGAGCAATTCGGCGAAGACAACATTCCCGACGGTCAGCCACTTAGTGTTCTAGAAGATGTTTTTGTACCAGTGTATTTTTCGCACCGTTATCAGGTGGAAGCTACTTCAAAAATCATTGGCGGTATGAAGTACACCTACGCCACAAAAGGCGATACCGATTTTGAGTACGTGAGCAAAAAAGAGCAGAAAGAAGCTCTGAAAGCGCTCGCAAAAACGCTACAGCCCGATTTCCTCAAGATTCCAAAAGATCTTTTGGCGAAGTTCCCACCTCGTGCTTACGGGTATTATCGCGGCCGCGAGAGCTTTAGATCCGAGACCGGTGTTGCCTTTGACCCAGTCGCCGCTGCTACCACCAGCGCTGATTTCACGCTAGACTTCATACTTAATCCCACCCGACTCAACCGCGTGGAGCAACAAGAAATTTATGGGAACAACTTAGAGTTAGATGATATTCTCAACGAGTTGCACTCTCAGATTTTCGAATACAACACCAGAGGAGCCTACGAAGAGTTGATCACCAACCGATTGAAAGAACTCTACCTCAGCAAACTATTAACGCTCAAATTTTCTGAGCGGGTAAACGTCAATGTAAAACAAGAAATTCTAGGAAACCTTACCCAAATCACAAAAGAGCTTCAGTCTTCTAAAAATGAGACCGATCAGGCATTGCTGGAAATGATTAGCACGGCAGAGAAACACCCAGAACGATTTAAAGAAGCACCCGTTTCTAAAATCCCTGATGGCAGCCCGATCGGGAGTTGTGGGATTTAA
- a CDS encoding 6-phosphogluconate dehydrogenase, translating to MKRILGVILATIVIMAVLWYTFLYYADFSDGYRSGELIKFSHKGVLVKTWEGEISQGISGAQIFAFSVRDSEEEIIEKLKEYQGHYVKLKYEEKFGTFFFWGDTKYFITEVTKEQSPHFNRQ from the coding sequence ATGAAACGCATTCTAGGAGTCATACTCGCCACCATCGTCATCATGGCGGTGCTCTGGTACACTTTTTTATACTACGCAGATTTTTCTGACGGTTACCGCAGCGGTGAGCTCATCAAGTTCTCGCACAAGGGCGTCTTGGTCAAGACCTGGGAGGGCGAGATCAGCCAGGGCATCAGCGGTGCGCAGATTTTTGCCTTCAGCGTCAGGGACAGTGAGGAAGAGATCATCGAGAAACTCAAGGAGTATCAGGGCCACTACGTGAAACTCAAGTACGAGGAGAAATTTGGCACCTTTTTCTTCTGGGGCGACACAAAATATTTCATCACAGAGGTGACTAAGGAACAGAGCCCACACTTCAACCGGCAGTAG